A stretch of Heterodontus francisci isolate sHetFra1 chromosome 44, sHetFra1.hap1, whole genome shotgun sequence DNA encodes these proteins:
- the LOC137355875 gene encoding uncharacterized protein: protein MSHLSPISSGVAILLAPTFQPEILGVKELVPGHLLHLAVLLGSVPLHFVNVYAPRPGALQARFFEEVSALLSSIDSGECIILGGDFNCTLELGDRSGPQRGQASVEKLRGLISSLNLVDVWRNLHPDSSAFTWRSGGGGSRIDRLYFSQAYVSRVSAASMRLVPCSDQRLVWAEFTPLRTRAGSAYWHFNKRLLEDVRFWDSFCRFWADWRRKRGAFPSLRLWWDVGKTHIRIFCQEYAKGSTKRRKAEIACLEREVLDLESRLGDTVVDPALWQAYKEKGALRDLQLIGSRGVYVRLRIQILEDLDCASPFFYSLEKWRGVRKQLIELLADDGSSITDPTGMGLLVRTLLQCVVLSGSVQHGCVQSFSAPAVLPSLSAPAVLPSLSLSPLPPCSPLSLSPLPPCSPLSLLPPCSPLSLSLRSRRAPLSLSLRSRRAPLSLSLSAPAVLFSLSLSLRSRRAPLSLSLSLLPPCSSLSLSPLPPCSSLSPLPPCSPLSLSLSLRSRRAPLSLSAPAVLPSLSLSAPAVLPSLSLSAPAVLPSLSLSAPAVLPSLSLSAPAVLPSLSLSAPAVLPSLSLSAPAVLPSLSLSAPAVLPSLSLSPLPPCSPLSLSAPAVLPSLSLSLSAPAVLPSLSLRSRRAPLSLSLSPLPPCSPLSLSLLPPCSPLSLRSRRAPLSLVLRSRRAPLSLSLSPLPPCSPPSLSLSLSLSPLPPCSPLSLSLSLSLSAPAVLPSLSLSLSLSLSPLPPCSPLSLSLSPLPPSSPLSLSLSPLPPCSPISLSLCSRCAPLSLSLSLSLSLRSRRAPLALTLSLVSDSRILAPFLNLCSSLTRSL from the coding sequence atgagtcacctcagccctatttctagtggggtggctatcttgttggccccgactttccagccagagatcttgggggtcaaggagctagtgccgggccacttgctccacctcgccgttcttctggggagcgtgccgctccactttgtgaacgtgtacgcgcccaggcccggcgcgttgcaagcgcgcttctttgaagaagtgtccgctctcttgagctccatcgatagcggcgagtgcatcatcctcgggggggattttaactgcaccctcgagctgggggatcgctccggtccccagcgcggccaagcgtcggtggagaagttgaggggactgatcagttcccttaacttggtggacgtctggcggaatctccatcccgactccagcgccttcacgtggaggtctggagggggagggtcgcgaatcgaccgcctctacttttcgcaggcgtacgtctcccgcgtctcggcggcctccatgcggctggtgccgtgctcggaccagcgcctggtgtgggcggagttcactccgctccgcacgcgggcggggtccgcgtactggcactttaacaagcggctgctggaggacgtgcgattttgggactcgttctgtcgattctgggccgactggagaaggaagcggggggccttcccctccttgaggctatggtgggatgtgggcaagactcacatccgcatcttctgtcaggagtacgcgaaggggtcgaccaagaggcggaaaGCCGAGATCGcgtgccttgagagggaggtgctcgacttggagtcccgcctcggtgataccgtcgtggacccggccctgtggcaggcgtacaaagagaagggcgcgctgagggacctgcagctcatagggtcccgaggcgtgtatgtgaggttgcggatccagatcctggaagatttggactgtgcctcacccttcttctactcgctggaaaaatggcggggggtccgtaagcagctcatcgagctgctggccgacgacggatcctccatcacggatccgacgggaatgggcctcctggtccgtacattattgcagtgcgttgttctctccggatccgtccagcacgGATGCGTGCAGAgtttctctgctcccgccgtgctcccctctctctctgctcccgccgtgctcccctctctctctctctctccgctcccgccgtgctcccctctctctctctctccgctcccgccgtgctcccctctctctctgctcccgccgtgctcccctctctctctctctctccgctcccgccgtgctcccctctctctctctctccgctcccgccgtgctcctctctctctctctctctccgctcccgccgtgctcttctctctctctctctctctacgctcccgccgtgctcctctctctctctctctctctctgctcccgccgtgctcctctctctctctctctccgctcccgccgtgctcctctctctctccgctcccgccgtgctcccctctctctctctctctctctctccgctcccgccgtgctcccctctctctctccgctcccgccgtgctcccctctctctctctctccgctcccgccgtgctcccctctctctctctctccgctcccgccgtgctcccctctctctctctctccgctcccgccgtgctcccctctctctctctctccgctcccgccgtgctcccctctctctctctctccgctcccgccgtgctcccctctctctctctctccgctcccgccgtgctcccctctctctctctctccgctcccgccgtgctcccctctctctctctctctccgctcccgccgtgctcccctctctctctctccgctcccgccgtgctcccctctctttctctctctctctccgctcccgccgtgctcccctctctctctctccgctcccgccgtgctcccctctctctctctctctctccgctcccgccgtgctcccctctctctctctctctgctcccgccgtgctcccctctctctctccgctcccgccgtgctcccctctctctcgttctccgctcccgccgtgctcccctctctctctctctctctccgctcccgccgtgctcccccccctctctctctctctctctctctctctctccgctcccgccgtgctcccctctctctctctctctctctctctctctctctgctcccgccgtgctcccctctctctctctctctctctctctctctctctctccgctcccgccgtgctcccctctctctctctctctctctccgctcccgccgtcctcccctctctctctctctctctctccgctcccgccgtgctcccctatctctctctctctctgctcccgctgtgctcccctctctctctctctctctctctctctctctcttcgctcccgccgtgctcccctcgctctcactctgtctctggtctctgactctaggattttggcaccctttttaaacctctgctcctctctcactcggtctctgtaG